A part of Spodoptera frugiperda isolate SF20-4 chromosome 25, AGI-APGP_CSIRO_Sfru_2.0, whole genome shotgun sequence genomic DNA contains:
- the LOC126912368 gene encoding uncharacterized protein LOC126912368 → MKLFILVGVTILSCLSTSLAENNQKQSKVTATVLLYCDDKGNKIVATGHVPKEVAKIIKKSMAKYGKIEIVPAYKDTKGVPPIDKAIHIIKAKYKRVFVENVPKTVIAKIMAQKIMKMLGKTNNVKHYNVSEHTKSVASLTKAVLNKNLDSIPKHFNITPMIVNSFVPNTVYYAIDSKEHPVLHKYSHFKDLVVKMSSAWKKIKSVFS, encoded by the exons atgaaatt GTTCATTTTAGTAGGTGTCACGATTTTATCGTGTTTATCAACTTCTTTGGCAGAAAATAACCAGAAGCAAAGTAAGGTGACGGCAACTGTACTACTTTATTGCGATGATAAAGGAAATAAGATAGTAGCTACTGGTCACGTACCTAAGGAAGTggcaaaaattattaaaaaatcgaTGGCAAAGTACGGTAAGATAGAAATTGTACCAGCTTATAAAGATACCAAAGGCGTACCACCCATAGACAAGGCTATTCACATAATCAAAGCAAAATACAAACGTGTGTTCGTAGAAAATGTCCCTAAAACTGTAATTGCGAAAATAATGGCacagaaaattatgaaaatgttaGGCAAAACTAATAATGTGAAGCATTATAATGTGTCAGAACACACGAAAAGTGTTGCAAGTCTCACGAAGGCCGTGCTAAACAAGAATCTCGATTCAATCCCGAAGCATTTCAACATAACTCCCATGATTGTAAATTCATTCGTTCCCAACACGGTGTATTATGCCATCGATTCAAAGGAGCACCCAGTTTTGCATAAGTACAGCCACTTCAAAGATCTCGTCGTTAAGATGAGCAGCGCCTGGAAAAAGATTAAATCAGTTTTTTCCTAA
- the LOC126912369 gene encoding uncharacterized protein LOC126912369, with product MLFSFYASLRTVMKIYILLCLVALSPIKTTLAHAGGPVDIVITVLYYCDENGDKIVAAGKVDNDIERRIKYYINTNIAQNLPVEIVSMYEEASQIPLAQELREEIQANHKYIFSAYVPTSKIREIAAESVRLTKSDYFTDFEEIANKANEVMKEKEDPYSSTIQPSIPNAVYFSIGASKKTVVQ from the exons ATGCTATTTTCTTTCTATGCTAGTCTTCGTACAGTCATGAAAAT ATATATACTGCTATGCTTGGTGGCGCTGTCTCCGATAAAAACCACTCTTGCGCACGCCGGCGGGCCTGTAGACATTGTAATCACAGTATTGTATTACTGCGACGAAAACGGGGACAAAATAGTGGCAGCAGGTAAAGTAGATAACGATATCGAACGTAGAATAAAGTATTACATCAATACAAATATTGCACAGAATCTGCCAGTGGAAATTGTATCTATGTACGAAGAAGCATCTCAAATCCCACTTGCTCAGGAACTTCGTGAGGAAATACAAGCAAATCACAAATACATCTTTTCCGCATATGTACCAACAAGTAAGATCAGAGAGATAGCAGCAGAGAGTGTACGACTGACCAAGTCAGACTACTTCACTGATTTTGAAGAAATAGCCAATAAGGCTAACGAAGTTATGAAGGAGAAAGAAGATCCATATTCTTCAACGATACAGCCTTCCATTCCGAATGCTGTATACTTTTCAATCGGTGCTAGCAAAAAAACGGttgttcaataa
- the LOC118265220 gene encoding uncharacterized protein LOC118265220 gives MKIYILLCVVALTFIPATLAHAGAPVNIVITVLYYCDENGDKVLVAGKVDKEIQRIILDYLHTDKPVKIVPVYEDISEVPPVEVLDEKIQEKHKNIFMTFVPTKKIREIAEEKERLFRPEFLAELRQKRVNSFATGLRNLIEEAAEYKLNDVVEWNKRFQIGKFSSLILQSSIPNAVYFSISRT, from the exons ATGAAAAT ATATATTCTGCTGTGCGTAGTGGCACTGACTTTTATACCAGCCACTCTAGCGCACGCTGGCGCGCCTGTGAACATTGTAATCACAGTATTGTATTACTGCGACGAAAACGGAGACAAAGTATTGGTAGCAGGCAAAGTAGATAAGGAAATCCAACGTATAATACTGGATTACTTACATACAGATAAGCCAGTGAAGATTGTACCTGTTTATGAAGACATATCCGAGGTCCCACCTGTTGAGGTACTTGATgagaaaatacaagaaaaacacaaaaacatctTTATGACGTTTGTACCAACAAAGAAGATCAGAGAGATAGCAGAAGAAAAGGAACGACTATTCAGGCCAGAATTTTTGGCTGAACTTAGACAGAAGAGAGTAAACAGTTTTGCTACAGGTTTGAGAAACCTGATTGAAGAGGCAGCCGAATATAAATTGAACGATGTTGTGGAGTGGAATAAACGTTTTCAGATAGGTAAATTTTCTTCATTGATTCTACAATCTTCTATTCCGAATGCCGTATACTTCTCAATCAGTCGCACGTAA
- the LOC118264261 gene encoding uncharacterized protein LOC118264261: MRITLNICVTLLLIKMATPSSIFDAMTKDKRNENAILLSRVVQYIVDTKVRSKSRRAFGNNGPLGKSRHFNGRGGRVDPRSALRMPEEGKILKDDHANLVEKELKGALSHKNSALYDRPFVEKRGKNDYLVMRPEVVDPFVTVVPNHIYYNIEKSCVNWLDDCSLNGLRERLLRGSISYGKK; encoded by the exons ATGAGAATAAca TTAAACATATGCGTGacattacttttaataaaaatggcgACTCCTTCAAGTATATTCGATGCGATGACTAAAGACAAAAGAAATGAAAACGCCATACTGCTCAGTAGAGTAGTGCAGTACATAGTGGATACAAAGGTTCGTTCCAAGAGTAGAAGAGCATTCGGGAATAATGGACCACTGGGAAAGTCAAGACATTTCAATGGCCGCGGAGGTCGCGTTGACCCACGATCGGCTTTGAGGATGCCTGAAGAAGGAAAGATACTGAAAGATGACCATGCAAACTTGGTTGAAAAAGAATTAAAAGGTGCTCTGTCTCACAAGAATTCCGCTCTCTACGACCGGCCGTTTGTCGAGAAACGAGGAAAGAATGACTATCTGGTGATGAGACCTGAAGTAGTGGATCCTTTTGTCACAGTGGTGCCCaatcacatttattataatattgagaaGTCCTGCGTCAACTGGCTCGATGACTGTAGTCTGAACGGCTTGAGAGAGAGGCTGCTAAGAGGATCTATATCTTATGGGAAGAAGTAG
- the LOC118265680 gene encoding uncharacterized protein LOC118265680 yields MKFYIFVSLAVLSCASATPPEVEDKDQYILATVLFYCNQLGDKIVAAGKVPRKVKFIIKKNVGEVYKNTSIKVVPIYRNYSDVPKMDEVYTEIKKKHNVVLVAPLSQSLATRLVVDKSNLFMEKGKVTGVERFYLENFKRKPFKEEDVEANVISASRTTRSLDLFIEKQKFLSWKCFFQTRYSTQPR; encoded by the exons ATGAAGTT CTATATTTTCGTATCGTTGGCTGTTCTATCTTGTGCATCAGCTACCCCACCCGAGGTTGAGGATAAGGATCAGTATATTCTGGCTACTGTATTGTTCTACTGCAATCAGTTAGGGGACAAAATTGTGGCCGCTGGAAAAGTACCGAGAAAAGTCAAATTTATAATCAAGAAAAATGTCGGTGAGGTTTACAAGAACACGTCCATAAAAGTAGTTCCTATTTACCGAAATTATTCCGATGTCCCGAAAATGGATGAAGTTTATACAGAAATTAAGAAGAAACATAATGTAGTGCTAGTTGCACCTTTATCACAGTCGCTTGCGACAAGGCTAGTAGTGGATAAATCGAATCTTTTTATGGAAAAAGGAAAAGTAACTGGGGTAGAGCGCTTCTACTTAGAAAATTTTAAGCGTAAACCATTCAAAGAGGAAGATGTAGAAGCTAACGTTATATCGGCAAGCAGGACGACACGGAGTTTGGACCTTTTTATAGAAAAGCAGAAGTTCCTGTCGTGGAAATGTTTCTTCCAAACACGGTATTCTACTCAACCCAGATAA